Below is a genomic region from Onychostoma macrolepis isolate SWU-2019 chromosome 15, ASM1243209v1, whole genome shotgun sequence.
ACCCAGAAACTTCCACAACTTCCACAGGCATTGCCTACATTCCATTGCTTCGCTCCACCCAGCAAGGCTTTCTCTCTGTTTTCAGAAAAGTCTATTGCCGTGTTACAGGCTTGTTTATGTTATTCAGAGTTACTGATCTTCAAACAGACAAAACGGGTGTGGTTATACCATGCAAAACTAGTCCAGGGGCAAGAAGTATGACTGGATCTTCCTCTTTTTCACATTCCTGCTATTGTGAAGTAGACTGTCCCGATGGGTTTGGTTTGTGTTGAGTCATAGAGGGGCGTGGATGCCTGCTTTACTGGAGTATTGGATTCATTAGATGCTGGAGTGCTCTTTAAAGTTAAAGAGAGCACTCTTTCCTTTTTATGCTAGTGGAAAATTACTGTCAAAACATGATTAGTATTAGAGGGATCGTGTAAGTGATTTTTCCTGTCACACAATGGTTTGCACCGTAATAtaaaacagtggttctcaagCTTTTTGACACAAAGGTCCAAACTGTACCATTATGATGACAACACAgtttgttttcaaattttattaattgatatattaaattaaacaaatcagtTTGTGATTCTATAATATTCCACATTTAGATATGGGGAAATGCATATTTTAcatcttgatatttttgtgtgtgcattcagccttttgtttatgttttaattcatttattaaattaatttaattacaattatgaaaaaaacattcagtgtttctggTATGTAGAATGAAACTTTGTATTGCTGTATCACTTCTCATGTTATTGTTTCCTTATGATAAATAGCTTTTGTTCATCATTTGTAAACAtctgataaattaataaatgtattttatttatttatttttttaaatcatcccATCCCCTTACTCTCTGGTTTGAGAACTACTGTTATAAAGtacatattttatatgcatGTCCATGTCCTGTCTCAGTGTTTTAGACATTGCTAGTctctaaaaattattttaaaaattagatTGCTTTAAACCTGAAAGACGAGccattctgacttttttcattcatttcctCTTGTAATAGGACATGGAGGTGAGCCCTAATGAACTGATGAGCATCCTTAACAAGATTATTTCCAAACGTGAGTTTCTTCAACATATATTTATGACACAAATGAGTCATTAATGTAAAAGATGCTAATAAGATGATTCCTGGCTTTCACCTCTAGATGGTGATCTGAAGACAGATGGTTTCACTGTGGAGTCCTGCAGAAGCATGGTGGCAGTGATGGATGTATCCTTCAATATAATCATGTTAACGGAAAGAGGctgaatattacattttattaatactgTATGTTGGTTTTGCCTTAACTATCTGCTCTCAGAGTGACAGTACTGGAAAACTGGGATTTGAAGAATTCAAGTATCTTTGGAATAACATCAAGAGGTGGCAGGTACAAACATTGttaattttatactttttatactGGGGGACTATTTTGTCTCAACTAACTATCATGAATATCAAGATTTTAATGAGTTTACAACCTGTTTTTGTTTAATCCAGGGCATTTACAAGAATTTTGATGCTGATCGCTCTGGTGTGATTGGGTCCGATGAGTTACCTGGAGCTTTTAAAGCAGCAGGTGAGTAGTGTTGTCAGTACTGAAATGgttgtgcacgtgtgtgtgcgtgtgtttgtgtgtgtgttttcagtatTGTGGAAAAATACTAGTATATATACCAGTCATTATTTTCAGTCAGCCAATAAGATAGGAATAGAATATAGTTTGTTGGGTCTAATTCGTAATTTCCCATTCCTCCTTTAGGGTTCCCACTCAATGACCAGCTTTTCCAGTTGATCGTCAGGCGATATAGTGATGAAAAGGGCAACATGGACTTTGACAATTACATCGGTTGTCTTGTGCGCCTGGATGCTATGTGTCGTATGTTGACAGATTGTTTTGCCATCTTGCTTCTTTAATCACAGactcattatatttttaatttcagcatGAATTGCCTcgctaatgtttttttttattattatttatttatttttttcaggtgccTTCAAGACACTTGATAAAGACAACAATGGCACCATTAAAGTCGACATTCAAGAGGTACTGTATGTGAACTATAATTTAAGACCACAAAGAAACAATATCTCCTAAATTAGCTCCTATATAActctctcttttgttttttttttgttcacagTGGTTGCAGCTGACAATGTACTCCTGAATATAAAAGAATATCCTTCGCCATCTTGATTATATTCTTTTGTCAGTTCCTCTTTGTGGCCTGTCATTGTCAAATGTCTTTGTTTTAATAACTGACataattatttgtttcattGTTCGCTATGACAGCATGATCATACTGTGCCTTTACACTAGGTGGCAGCTTTGTTGCAACACTTGTTTGCATCTGTAGAGGTTCAGTTTATGccatatttccatattttattCCATGCCATTGTGCCCTTTTCATTTATTCCATGGTTTTATCATTTACAAAGAGCATTCAACCAAAGTTTAAAAACCATGTTCAGAATAGAATAGTTTTAGAATACATAATAGCTATTAAGTACATTCCAGAGCCATATTATTTAATCACTGAGAATGAGTCAGCTGTCGGTTTTGCGGAGTTATTGTGCTGATGCTCAAATAAACGTTATTTGTTTTGGACATACAAAGCAGATCTCCTCTCATTACATGTGCAAACACCGGTTGCTCTGAGCAACACAAGTCACCCGCATCAGCTGATGCAGAAAATGACTGGCACTCACAACAGCCAATTAAAATCCCCAGCGCAAGATAATGAATATAACAATAACCAATCGGCTTCACGAAGAGGCGTGGCCTCCGAGTTACCTGTGATGAAGACAACTGCTTGCTCGCGCGGAGTAGATGAAGTGAAATCAGATCGATGAGCAAACACAGGTGTTGAGCGCGAAACTGCTTTTGAACAAAACGGCTTTGTCTTTGCGCCATCCTCAGGGAAAGTAAGCGTGTACCTGCTGTCATTCAGTAAgttgtttataatttttatgAATATCTCGttgaaaaataaactttagGTCATTTTTGTAACCTAACTTACTGAAAAGTAGGCTATATCAGAGAATATGGCGTCTGTTAATGCTGGGCTTTAATGTTGCGTTGGGATGCAATTTGTTTTCAGGTTATTTTTTCATCACTTCTGTAGTTTATTCTGATATGATtgcagaaatgttttgagagatttttattcatgtaatATAGATGCGAAGGCAAATAATAACATAGGTTACTCATCAGAGAGTTTCCAAAAAACCCATATGTAATATACAGCTTTAtaacttaaaatgaaatttattatataaatacataatgtatatgACATTATAGTATAAGAAGatgtaaatcaaatgttttgtttcgtgagattattattattattcagtgttATTACAGCTCGTGAGGTCAAAACTTGCTTTTAAAAGGTTGGATTTACAAGCAAATTTATTTTCTGCTTTGATTTAGTCTGTCCGTTGTGTTTGGACAGCGGGCTCTCATCAATGAACAAATGAAATCTTCTCATTAAGTCCATGTCCACCTGTGGTTTAAAACCCACAGGCAAACCAGTCCAATAAATTATACAGCAAGGCGCTATGCCCCAGGAAATGCACTAAGATGAATAAATCTTTCCCTTTTCGAGGGACTCGTTTGAAATGTTCAGGTATTAAATGTTGATGATCAGTCAAGATTTGTTCTGCCTTCTTGGTATAATGCAGATCAAATCAAATAACATTAAATGGCTTGTAGACtaatcaatattaaaaaaacatgaaaataaaaatttaaagttaataaagCCCATCATAACTTGGTGCATAATAAATTCCACTCAATTTAGGCTAATGCTTCTAACTCCAATCTAATCAAAAGGTCTTCACTGACAATTTGTGTACATTAACCATTTCAGTGGTTTACCCAAAGTTCCTGGGTTTAATGCCATTTGTTTCTTACCTGATTGAAACAAACTGTTTCAGAAACTGTTACTGCATTTCATAGTAATTTGCagtctaaaaaataataatgaacctatgaacttttacatttgttttaatggtGATATTGACATAACCCCTCTAGTCCTGAACCACAAGCAGTACTCTAATTAGTGATCTGGTAAAGGTGAGAGCCCACCAATTCTTGTTATTATATAGGGGTCAATATCACCATAGAGTGCCTTTCAACCCTCACAATACTCAaacattttggttttaatttctCTTTCGCTTTATGTCATGTCATATAAACAGTAGACACTCAAGTACTATAGAAACATTTTAGCTGAGCtcccacacattttttttagataattatgGGTCATTATTCAAAGCATAAACCATAAgatatgtccaccctgtcgtGGACATATACATTACTGTTAAATACGTTTTCATTGCCAAATTaagatgcaaattatattttctgaaaggtATGATGTCCCTTTTCTAAACAgtgttgtttgtttgctttcaaattataaatgcataaaagatTACAATCAAATtgagtggccttaactactatgtacttacattttaaattaataatttggtacaatgcacttattgtgtacatacatgtttttacattgtacttatatttttaaaaatacctatatgtaattacatctgtaattaatttctgtaattacatttataattacactgttgacccatcccttacaccttaacccacccttaaaccgacccataccaccaaacctgtccctaacctcacctgtatcccacctcaatagcagcaatagtgttttgcaatacagtatgaacacaatacgtacattgtacttattttttgatgtaagtacatagtagttaaggccacctaatataaagtgtgacccttaatataattaaaactaattaaaataacaagGTTTGTGTGGAGTGGCATTTAGGGTGATTTTATGTACTGCtgatataaatttaaaatcaaaagactataaatacatttagaatgtaCTACTTAAAACTACCCACATAGGCAGAATATCAGTTTCCTTGAAAAAAGGTATGGGTCTGGTATTGTGGTGTGTCTTAGTTGTTCAGAGTGGAATATGATGAccttaaaaacataaacatcatacaactttttaaaatcaatatgGAATTAAAGGGAAAGTGATTGTGTTGATGTGGAACAATTGtacttttaaaggaatagttcacccaaaattttaaaattgctgaaaatttacttaccttcaggccatccaagatgtagccTAGATGAGTTTGCTTCTTCACCAATgcattctctgcagtgaatgggtgccgtcagaatgagagcccaaatggctgataaaaacatcacaataatccacaagtaatccataaATCTCCACTCcttcaattaacatcttgtgaagtaaaaatcTGCACATTTATAAGAAACTACACTGTAacaaaaaagttgagccaacttaaaatttttaggcaaccagcttcagcagttttttgagttttctcaacttgtcgttttaagtttatacaacaaaaatttgagaatctcccacaaaaataagttgagcaaactcaaaaatctgctgaagctggtttttacagtgtagttcaTCGTTAAAGTtcaatttaactttaaaccattgcttctggccaaaataccagtccataatccGTAATAATGAATTCTTcgagtgaaaaagtccatcctctCTTTCcctttcacatcaaaatccaccaacaaaTAAGAACGTTTAGAACTGGTTTGGAccattttctgtgtttttttattttttatttttttattttttcaatggagaaagcaatattatggatagaggactcgtattttagtcGAAAGCAAGGGTTTGAAATTTAAAAGATCTTGACGGATTTTTCTTAggaacatgcagcttttcactttacaagatgttaactgatggccCAGAGATTTTATGAGCTTttgttctgacggcacccattcactgcagaggatccactggtgagcaagtgatgtaatgctgaacttctccaaatctgttccgatgaacaaactcactcatctacatctcagatgatctgaaacatttcagcaaattcaaatttttgagtgaaatgttcctctaattcaaaatatattaatatcattTCCATTATACATCATGTTCGTAATTCAGATTATTTGCCTTTTCTCATGTATCATAAAGATGCCTCAAAGGATGCAGAATAATTAACTAGTCTCATTGCTTTGTTTCAAATGCCTGCTGCTGTTTTTCTTTAGTCACGAAATAAAGGTGCAAGACATTGTGACAACTTAAACACACCCTCTAAACACTGTAAGCTCAAGGACGTGTTAAGGTTTGTGGAGATATATAATTTTCCAGCCTATGTTCAGGATGCATGTTGATTCTGAGATGCACCTAGCAATTAATAAATGATGGTTTTGGTCTTGCACGAGGGGGTCTGATTTTATGCAACACATCAGCTGTGCCGTTTCTCCTCCGTTGTACCAGACCAATTATTGCTGTCAATCTGAGGCATGCTGAGCTTATAAAGCCTTTGCTCTAAGAATAACCGCGTCCCTCGACCTGTCCTCCCCCCTGCTGCAGTTCTCAGCTAGGATGGCTGCCGACTCCACCATGAGATCTGAAGTAGAGGAGCTGCAGAAGAGGGCCAATCAGGTGACAGATGAGGTAATGCCGCTAACAATCACCAAAGTAGCAAAGTTCAACATTGATTTGCATTGATTTGCGTGGGTCTTCAGCCGATGGTGTTTTTCTATCCTGTTTTGATGAGACTGCTAATCAACAGGCCTACAGTGATGACATCAAACATTTTCCATTCTCAGTTATTCCCATGGTACATATAGCAACCAGGATGATGATGCTAAACACATTATGTATGCACCTGTAGTATTATTATGATTCCCACTGTGACGAAGTCAAGTAAATAGTAAATGAAGCCATTATTCATTGCCAGATTTTCCACTGGGTGTTATGTAATGGATAATGTACAGTCCATCGGTCTTTATCGCAAAATAAACCCCGGCAGGGTGATCTGCACCCTGACGCAGAGCGCTTATTACACAGCTACTCACCAAGTAAAGAAATATCCGCACATGAAAGAATGGTTTGATGTTTTGTAATTCTACCTGTGGGGCTATATTGTTGTTTtctgctaattaaaaaaaaaatcaatacagtaTACAAAACAAACGGCCTAGAAACAATATtacagtgatattaaaatactgaGGTCCTCTGTGGTAATTTTCACTTTAATCAATAGCTATGTTTTATACtgagttttaaatgtattctttTGTCACTGTTGTGTTTTGAATTTTTGCCTCCGACAGTCCCTTGAGATCACTAGAAACATGAAGCTTCTGTTGGAGGAGGTGAGTGATCATTATTCATAACAGCATGTAtaatatgtttaataattgCAATTATCTTGTCCTGTGTTGTTGAACAGTTGTTAGTGATGTCAATAAGTGTGTATCTCATGGGACAGACTGAGCCTGAGCCCACAATGAAAACCTGGGATCTAATTTAAACCAggaaataaaccaaaaaaaaccccaaaaagaTTCTAGTTAGCTAAAACTAGAACCATAAAACAACcatttttgttacttaaaataaaatacaaacttattttagctagttaccaaggcagcatttcttgttttttattcacaaaaataactaaacCTAAAACCgaattatgaattaaataaacatgtagACATATTTACAAAACCCAAAAACtaatataaattacaaaaaattgttaaaactgtaactaaaattaaaacaaaagcagaaaatattaaaatatgaattcaaaACAGTAACTATTATAGAATCTTAATCAAAGAGAAgaaattagaaaaatattatGATTCTGCGATATTTCAAATTGTTGTGCTGATAATATAATTTTGATCTGTGTTTAGGACAAATGCTAAATTCATTAGTTGTCTCAAAGTTTTGTACCCCGATGTTcaaacaatcaaaaaaaaaacaaaaaaaaaaacttttaattccTCCATAAaacataatgtaaaataaatgtgatcatgtgattttattatttattgttgagCAGCCCTTCTCTTAAATTGGCCTCAGGACACAAACTTTcatttcatgtttgtttttgttttttttctttcattcagCTGCAAGAAAATTCATAAATTGTCTATTTTAATGTGCACTCatactgaattatttttaattcttcaaCAGAGTAAAGATTCAGGGATCAGGACACTTGTAATGCTGGACGAGCAGGGAGGTAATGAATTATCGTCATACACTGTATAAATAGAGAGAAAACGTACAGCAGCTAAACAATCAACtaattactttaaaatgcatgattagTTGTTCATTTATCCTGTTGCATCTGTATGACAGGTAGCTATTATCTTTATGCTAATGATACAGAATATGCACAAGATGTGGGAGTACAGACCGTGTGTTCTTCATCTTTTATTTACTTGTCCTTTCAGTACGACATATAAATACAGCCATATATGATTCTGTACATATGGAAATATGTAccctttgtgtgtttttgtgtgcatgCTTGCATATTTCCCCTTTCATTTCCCCTTCCCCTGCCTCCCATGCCTTTCCCCATCTCCCTTGCATGGGCAGAACAACTGGACCGCATAGAAGAGGGCCTGGATCAGATCAACAAGGACATGAAGGAGGCTGAGAAAAATCTCACTGACATGGCCAGGTGTTGCGGTCTGTGCATCTGGCCATGTACAAAGTAGGTCTCCTCCCAGACACCTGAGCCATGGCTGCTTGGCGGTCATGATGTCACCTCTCTGCCCATGCCTCTGTCCCACTGATAACCTGTCCTGCTGTGATGTTGCTACATGTTAGTCTTTTTTAGCTGTTTTGTGAGCAGAGGTTCATGCAGGACTCcatgtaaacatttgaaatgaagATAAATGTTATGCAACTTGTGCTCACACAACAAATGCAGTGTTTGAAAgatattaataacattttttagtTCATATCTGTCCATTTCGCTTGTCATTTGGAGCTAGAGCTACCATTGATGTTTAGTCGCTTATGGGCGTGTGGCGCTTCttgtgctttctttttttttcttttttttttatctcgtCTCCATACTTTAACCTCTGAAACTCCGTACTCTGTGATCCCACCTTCCGTCATCCAGAGCAGCTTGAGCGGATTGAGGAAGGGCTGGACCACATCAACCAGGACATGAGGGAAGCTGAGAAAAACCTAACAGATCTTGGCAAATGCTGCGGTCTGTGCTCCTGTGATAAGTATGTGATGTTTGGAGGGGCTTGGCTTCTAGTTGCTTGCATGAAAACTCATTTTGTGCCAGTTATTGCTTGTGTGAACTCAAGAAATCACAGGAAAATGGTTGGATGTATTGTCtttttgctatatatatatatatatattagtttggaataattaagattcaacatattagaatgatttccgaaggatcatgtgacactgaagactggagtaatggatgcggaaaattcagctttttgatatatttaaaaatatatcaaaatagaaaacagttattttaaattgtaataacctTTCACAATAtgattgttttactgtatttttgatcaaataaaggcagtcttggtgagcttaagagacttctttcaaaattatttaaaaaaatcttaattattccaaaacTGACTggtagcatatatatatatatatatatatataagaagtGTTTTGAAAGGAACAATACCttctaaaattttaaatgtcaaaattatgcTGCACCCTCACTGgtttttaacatcaaaataatgtaACTCATGACTTAAATTACATAACTATTGTCAGACAAACTCCAACCAAATAATATGTACTGTGATTTTTGTGTGGTCCATTCAAAACAGATGCAACACCAACTACCTGTGTCTTCAGAGTCAGCGTTGAATACCCCTCAAACAATTTAGGCAGTTACAGCCTAAATGTCACAGTTTTAGTATTAACAACTGGTATGACTAATCTTGTCAACTTTGTCTTTATCATATGGCTTCTCTCAGACTAAAGGACTTTGAAGCAAGTGGGGCATATAAGAAGGTTTGGGGTAATAATCAAGATGGGGTGGTGTCTAGCCAGCCCTCTTCCAGAGTCGTGGATGAGAGGGAGAAGATGACCATGAGCGGTGGATATATTAGAAGGTGCCAGAACTTTTGGCTTCTCGTCCATAAATTCTCTACCATTTCAGACTAGTCACTCagattgaaaataaataaagaaaaataccTTTAGCAAGTATGCATTTATTGACCatgtgacagtaaatacatttattatgttgcaAACTAATAGATCAAATAaaggctgttcttttgaaccttaCATTCATCACAGAATATATCAGTTTCCATTTGTTTTTGAACATATAGAATGAAGGTTCTAAGGTTCTATATGACCCTGAATTCTGCTAATGGCTCCTaagaattcagctttgctatcacaggaattaattacataaataataataaaatagaaaaagttgttttaatttgtgatatttcacaacatgactgtatttttgttcaaatagttgcagccttggtgag
It encodes:
- the zgc:101731 gene encoding SNARE_SNAP25N and SNARE_SNAP23C domain-containing protein, with product MAADSTMRSEVEELQKRANQVTDESLEITRNMKLLLEESKDSGIRTLVMLDEQGEQLERIEEGLDHINQDMREAEKNLTDLGKCCGLCSCDKLKDFEASGAYKKVWGNNQDGVVSSQPSSRVVDEREKMTMSGGYIRRVTNDAREDEMEENLTQVGSILGNLRSMALDMGNEIDTQNVQVDRIQSKAMVNESRISEANQRATKLISR
- the capns1b gene encoding calpain small subunit 1b; its protein translation is MFLANKLIKGFIDVVSNVDQFIPSDPPPPKRPLAYANPNETDEERQFRRVFQQLAGDDMEVSPNELMSILNKIISKHGDLKTDGFTVESCRSMVAVMDSDSTGKLGFEEFKYLWNNIKRWQGIYKNFDADRSGVIGSDELPGAFKAAGFPLNDQLFQLIVRRYSDEKGNMDFDNYIGCLVRLDAMCRAFKTLDKDNNGTIKVDIQEWLQLTMYS